One window of Mixophyes fleayi isolate aMixFle1 chromosome 3, aMixFle1.hap1, whole genome shotgun sequence genomic DNA carries:
- the LOC142143966 gene encoding uncharacterized protein LOC142143966: MHIFLLLLLGFGAGECSSTTSCKNNYDCPKDYQEVFSKDTITEIPKSIKPKTTEIFIVQTGISAIKKDAFKYMTNLQRIFFINNKIELIEAGAFDHLQNLIELEISGNAELQELKAGVFSSLSNLKKLVLKNNNINTVEKGIFDSLENLEELYLNVNQLTSLPPELFNSLVNLTMLHLAKNKLPILAEDIFSKLTKLKVLRLYDNELSELPQGLVDSNPKLLEFSISKNKIKLWPKNFLTNSKDLAKLFLESNLIEELPDKTFFGLNKIQQLKINVNKLHRLPDQITDGMYIEELDLSKNNLNTIPAAAFNNFTSLLKLSISSNQINTLTKEMFSGLDKITELNLESNSLSSLQDDVFSFLQKLRILKLNKNKFTNIPIALIESIPSVYLKDNPWNCDCNLKMLYNLISNKGNVKDRNKLLCETPAHLNGKVITSLTVDEFICLTTPIMTTQTTKVPTTTAAVITTHPTTKKLTTQQITTKPFTTLKTTVAPTTVLPTTTQGTTSQPITTVTTVTPTIQTTTMDHTTPYLTTLKVSTPQETTTVIQTTTVGVTTPQTTTTMATTEMTSLRPTTEKITTPQETTSEPTTLAHITTTEPTTLAHITTTEPTTLAHITTTEPTTLAHITTTEPTTLAHITTTEPTTLAHITTTEPTTLAHITTTEPTTLQKTTIATETTSAPETTTISLTTPHETTPEASTVAVQTSERTTLTLSTIMLTSTANVPTTTITNTPTPWKLTTLFTTLETTTEMSSTKMTSTYMSTNKVSSKMAMTTTELTTREISTPQATNSAVTTLFVMKIISTDSNLSVLSTVSLSPTAVLKNATLPSSMTSQSRAGDFLLGIHHCQFLFISYLTLLCIEICSTVFLITFTFTLQKSIRSIKIPVRPVRLVYMYKKKDRT, encoded by the coding sequence ATGCACATCTTTTTGTTACTTCTACTCGGATTTGGGGCGGGAGAATGTAGTTCTACAACTTCCTGTAAAAACAATTATGACTGCCCCAAAGACTACCAGGAAGTCTTCTCAAAGGATACCATCACTGAGATCCCTAAATCCATAAAACCAAAAACCACTGAGATCTTCATAGTGCAAACAGGTATTTCTGCTATCAAAAAAGATGCATTCAAATACATGACTAATTTGCAAAGGATATTcttcattaataataaaattgaattaATTGAAGCTGGTGCTTTTGATCATTTACAAAACCTCATTGAACTTGAGATATCTGGCAATGCTGAATTGCAGGAACTAAAGGCTGGAGTCTTCTCCAGTCTTAGCAACCTAAAGAAGCttgttcttaaaaataataacatcaaTACTGTGGAAAAGGGTATTTTTGACAGCCTGGAAAACTTAGAAGAACTTTACTTAAATGTCAATCAACTAACTTCTCTTCCTCCAGAACTGTTCAACTCACTTGTAAATCTCACAATGTTGCATCtagcaaaaaataaattaccTATTTTAGCCGAAGACATATTTAGTAAACTAACCAAGCTAAAAGTCCTCCGGCTCTATGACAATGAACTCAGTGAGCTTCCACAAGGTTTGGTGGACAGCAATCCGAAACTGCTTGAATTCAGCATCTCAAAGAACAAGATAAAGTTGTGGCCCAAAAACTTTCTGACTAATTCAAAAGATCTTGCAAAATTATTCTTGGAAAGCAACCTGATCGAAGAACTTCCAGATAAAACGTTCTTCGGCCTAAATAAAATTCAACAgctcaaaataaatgtaaataaactccACAGGCTTCCAGACCAAATAACTGATGGTATGTACATTGAAGAACTTGATTTGAGCAAGAATAATTTAAACACTATTCCAGCTGCGGCATTTAATAATTTCACGTCTTTGTTAAAGTTATCTATTTCTTCAAACCAAATCAACACTCTAACAAAGGAGATGTTTTCTGGTCTTGATAAAATAACAGAGCTGAATTTAGAAAGCAACTCCCTTAGTAGCCTACAGGACGATGTGTTTTCATTCCTCCAAAAATTAAGGATACttaaacttaataaaaataagtTCACCAACATCCCAATTGCTTTGATTGAATCCATTCCTAGTGTGTATTTAAAAGATAATCCTTGGAACTGTGATTGTAATCTGAAAATGCTTTACAACTTGATAAGCAATAAAGGCAACGTAAAAGATCGTAATAAACTATTGTGTGAAACACCTGCTCATCTTAATGGAAAAGTCATCACCTCTTTAACGGTGGATGAATTCATATGTTTAACAActccaataatgacaacacaaaCCACAAAGGTCCCAACAACTACTGCAGCAGTTATCACAACGCATCCAACTACCAAGAAACTCACCACTCAACAGATTACTACAAAACCTTTCACAACTCTAAAAACAACAGTTGCTCCCACAACCGTTCTGCCAACTACAACTCAAGGAACTACAAGTCAACCGATTACAACTGTTACAACTGTTACGCCAACCATCCAAACCACAACAATGGACCATACAACTCCATATTTAACAACTTTGAAGGTTTCAACACCCCAAGAAACAACAACAGTTATACAAACCACAACTGTAGGAGTCACAACTCCACAAACTacaactaccatggcaaccacagaaaTGACAAGTCTGCGACCGACAACTGAAAAAATAACAACACCACAAGAAACGACTTCAGAACCAACAACTCTAGCTCACATTACTACTACAGAACCAACAACTCTAGCTCACATTACTACTACAGAACCAACAACTCTAGCTCACATTACTACTACAGAACCTACAACTCTAGCTCACATTACTACTACAGAACCAACAACTCTAGCTCACATTACTACTACAGAACCTACAACTCTAGCTCACATTACTACTACAGAACCTACAACTCTAGCTCACATTACTACTACAGAACCTACAACTCTCCAAAAGACAACCATAGCCACAGAAACAACAAGTGCTCCTGAGACCACAACAATAAGCTTGACTACACCACATGAGACAACACCTGAAGCATCTACAGTAGCTGTACAAACCAGTGAGAGAACAACACTGACTCTCAGTACAATTATGTTGACTTCCACAGCGAATGTTCCTACAACTACAATCACAAACACCCCCACTCCATGGAAACTAACTACTTTATTTACTACCTTGGAGACAACAACAGAGATGTCCTCTACTAAAATGACATCTACTTATATGTCAACAAATAAGGTATCCAGCAAAATGGCCATGACTACAACAGAGTTAACTACCAGAGAGATTTCTACACCACAAGCAACAAATTCAGCTGTAACAACATTGTTTGTGATGAAAATAATTTCTACAGACAGTAATTTAAGTGTATTAAGCACTGTCTCCTTATCACCAACTGCAGTGCTGAAAAATGCGACACTACCTTCATCCATGACATCACAATCTAGAGCCGGTGATTTTCTTCTTGGAATACATCACTGCCAGTTTTTATTTATCTCTTATCTAACATTACTATGTATTGAAATCTGTTCTACAGTCTttctaataacatttacattcaCCCTACAGAAATCTATACGTAGTATAAAGATACCAGTGCGCCCAGTAAGGCTGGTGTATATGTATAAGAAAAAAGATAGGACATAA